CTTTTGTTCCCCAAAAAACCTTCTGCTTTAGCCATTTTCTCTTCCAGCTAAAACCTCATCCCATGATCCTTTGGGTAAATTTGCTTTATCGTCGCAGTCATGAACCTAAATGGCTGCCTTGTTATGTAGATTTAGAAACAGAAATAGGCTTTCAGATTTTGAATAATTTAATAGCCAAAAAAATTTACTACATCCTGTTGTTTGAACTAGGAAAACCGGAAAGATATAGACAGCTATTTACTGTACAACTAGGGGAGGATAAAATCAAAAAACTAATGGCCTTTTTAGACCAAGTATATGCCCTCCCCTCAGTATCGGGACAACCCCATTTAAGTAAAATCGCCCTCAAGAAACAGTTTGAGTCTGTGAAAAGTACAATAATAGCCGCCATAAGTAGAAGCACTGGTGGCAGACGGGCCGACTAGGGGACTAAAATTGGACTAGATGGACGGCACAGTGACAACGGTGAATCACATAACTGCTAACGCTGCCTAGTATCATCTCACTGACGGCAGAATGTCCTCTTCTCCCCATGACGATGAGATTAGCATTCCACTGTTGTGCCAGTTTACAGATTTCTGCCCCTGGATGTCCATAGGTTTGAGTAAATTCGGCGATAACCCCTTCCTTTTGCGCTTGTTTTACCCAGTATTCCAGCATTTCCAGGGACTCTTGTTTGTATTTCTCCCACTGGTGTTGTAATTCCTGGATTATCTCCATATCATAAGTGAAGGAATAAGGGGCAAAACTAAGGGGGGTTTCTGCTACCTCTTGGGAGATGACATGCAACAGGTTGAGTTGAGAATCACATTTTTTGGCCAGAAATAGGGCACTATCAAAGACCAATTGTGCCATGGGAGAGCGATCTAGGGCCACCAGGATTCTCTCATACATAGCCTATTACCCCCTTACCCTTATCCCTGTCCCC
The Geminocystis sp. M7585_C2015_104 DNA segment above includes these coding regions:
- a CDS encoding universal stress protein; the encoded protein is MYERILVALDRSPMAQLVFDSALFLAKKCDSQLNLLHVISQEVAETPLSFAPYSFTYDMEIIQELQHQWEKYKQESLEMLEYWVKQAQKEGVIAEFTQTYGHPGAEICKLAQQWNANLIVMGRRGHSAVSEMILGSVSSYVIHRCHCAVHLVQF